TTGGTCACGTGCGTCATTTAATCTTGGATGAAGCCGACAGAATGCTCGACATGGGCTTTCACGACGATATTATGAAGATCGTGAGTTTCCTTCCGGAAAAGCGTCAAAACCTTTTGTTCAGTGCTACTTTTCCGCCCAAGATCAGAAAACTGGCACGCGAGCTACTCAATGAACCGGAGGAGATCTCCATCGCCATTGCCAAACCAAGTGAAAATGTAGAGCAACGTATATACCGCGTATTTGACGAGCAGAAATCTCCCCTCCTACGCAAGATCATTCGCGAGCATCCTGAATACGAAAGCATTTTGGTGTTCAGTAGCACCAAGAAGAAAGTGAATTCGATCATTCGATCTTTGAGACATAAGGATTACCAGGTCGATGGCATTTCTTCGGATTTTGAGCAGAGTGAACGCGAGGCGGTATTGTCGCGATTTAGGTCGCGCCGAACTCGGGTGTTAGTGGCTACCGATGTACTGAGTCGTGGGATCGACATCAAGGATATCGATTTGGTCGTGAACTACGACGTGCCGTCGGATGCTGCGGATTACGTGCACAGAATTGGCCGTACAGCGCGTGCCAAGACAGAGGGAATTGCCATTACCTTGGTGAATCCGGCCGATATGTATCGCTTTGATGAAATAGATCGGTTGATCGAGCGCAACTTGGAGAAGCACCCTGCCCCGGAGGAGTTTGGTGAAAGTCCCACTTGGGGTAAATCGAGTGGCGGAGGATCGAGGGGCCGCGGGAGAAACAATTGG
This genomic interval from Flavobacteriales bacterium contains the following:
- a CDS encoding DEAD/DEAH box helicase, coding for MTFKELGLHDGLIEAISYMNFVEATPIQEQAIPAIMNRKDVLACAQTGTGKTAAFLLPILDELAENPSQHTTTLIVVPTRELAVQINQEIQGFSYFIGVHSAAVYGGGDGREWDQQKEALTNGTHVIVATPGKLISHLQQGHVKFGHVRHLILDEADRMLDMGFHDDIMKIVSFLPEKRQNLLFSATFPPKIRKLARELLNEPEEISIAIAKPSENVEQRIYRVFDEQKSPLLRKIIREHPEYESILVFSSTKKKVNSIIRSLRHKDYQVDGISSDFEQSEREAVLSRFRSRRTRVLVATDVLSRGIDIKDIDLVVNYDVPSDAADYVHRIGRTARAKTEGIAITLVNPADMYRFDEIDRLIERNLEKHPAPEEFGESPTWGKSSGGGSRGRGRNNWRRGGAGNNRNGKGGGRHRNQRRKVSGGGSGNGPKGQSQDRPKND